A single Lolium perenne isolate Kyuss_39 chromosome 6, Kyuss_2.0, whole genome shotgun sequence DNA region contains:
- the LOC127309538 gene encoding uncharacterized protein: MAAVQIVQLAAITSSLVLLLLQPVAAKMVPLPAAPGARDNAGVTLHVQRHQVLVENGVVQVSVSKPQGQITGIRYAGERNLLHFGSGDENSGGYWNVFWNFPGSGQPRGRIDMLDSTEFRVVSSSEEQVELSFRSTYDPSRFNSVRLTVDKRLVMLRGNSGFYCYAIFEHANSWPALNITEARLAFKLNTARFNYMAVSDRIQRYMPRAADRDPPRGKPLAYKEAVLLINPAEPQFRGEVDDKYQYSLDNKDNKVHGWIGGGPVPLGFWVITPSNEFKSGGPLKRELTSHVGPTSLTMFLGTHYVGNDIVAKIDDGEHWKKVMGPVFIYLNSNPSRGSFQALWEDAKAQAEAEARKWPYTFLESPDFQKAPERGSVTGRLLVRDKYMSRVDMPARLAYVGLAAPGAPGSWATESKGYQFWTRASATCGSFAICNVLAGEYNLYAWVPGILGDYMYAASVTVSAGGAVSLGDLVFEPPRSGPTLWEIGVPDRSAAEFFIPDPNPKYLSKLFLTRDNKYRQYGLWDRYADLYPRADPVFTIGVSNYSNDWFFAHVTRKVGGGAGLTNAPTTRRIRFNLGRVVADGTYTLRVALAAAQMSRLQVQVNEATRKGSEGVFNTPEFGDGNAIARHGDHGTWWSFEFPIKGYLLMEGENTISITQVRAFSEFFGVMYDYIRLEGPPGSWRDPTTLL, translated from the exons ATGGCGGCGGTTCAGATAGTCCAGCTCGCCGCCATCACGTCGTCGCTGGTGCTGCTTCTGCTGCAACCGGTGGCGGCAAAGATGGTGCCGCTGCCGGCGGCGCCGGGAGCACGCGACAATGCCGGCGTTACACTGCACGTACAGCGACACCAG GTGCTGGTGGAGAACGGCGTGGTGCAGGTTTCGGTGTCGAAGCCGCAGGGACAGATCACTGGCATCCGCTACGCCGGCGAGCGCAACCTCCTCCACTTCGGTAGCGGCGACGAAAATTCCGGCGG GTACTGGAACGTGTTTTGGAACTTTCCAGGGTCCGGTCAGCCAAGAGGCAGGATCGACAT GCTGGACAGTACAGAGTTCAGGGTGGTTTCTTCAAGCGAAGAGCAAGTGGAGCTCTCCTTCAGGAGCACCTACGACCCATCGCGTTTCAACAGCGTCCGGCTCACCGTCGACAAGCG GCTGGTGATGCTGAGAGGCAACTCCGGGTTCTACTGCTACGCCATCTTTGAGCACGCGAACAGCTGGCCGGCGCTGAACATCACGGAGGCCCGGCTCGCCTTCAAGCTCAACACGGCGAGGTTCAACTACATGGCGGTGTCGGACAGGATCCAGAGGTACATGCCGAGGGCGGCGGATCGGGACCCGCCCCGTGGCAAGCCTCTGGCGTACAAGGAGGCCGTGCTGCTGATCAACCCCGCGGAGCCGCAGTTCAGGGGGGAGGTGGACGACAAGTACCAGTACTCGCTTGACAACAAGGATAACAAGGTTCATGGCTGGATCGGCGGCGGACCCGTCCCCCTGGGGTTTTGGGTCATCACCCCGAGCAACGAGTTCAAGAGCGGCGGGCCGCTTAAGCGCGAGCTCACCTCGCACGTCGGCCCAACCTCCCTCACG ATGTTTCTTGGAACACATTACGTCGGGAACGATATCGTGGCCAAGATCGACGACGGCGAGCACTGGAAGAAGGTGATGGGCCCGGTGTTCATCTACCTCAACTCCAATCCGAGCAGGGGAAGCTTCCAGGCGCTGTGGGAGGACGCCaaggcgcaggcggaggccgaggcGAGAAAGTGGCCCTACACCTTCCTGGAGTCGCCGGACTTCCAAAAAGCCCCCGAGAGGGGCTCCGTCACCGGCAGATTACTGGTCAGAGACAAGTACATGAGCCGCGTCGACATGCCCGCCCGACTTGCCTACGTCGGCCTCGCCGCGCCTGGGGCACCCGGCTCTTGGGCGACCGAGAGCAAAGGCTACCAGTTCTGGACGAGGGCTTCGGCGACCTGCGGCAGCTTCGCCATCTGCAATGTCCTCGCGGGGGAATACAACCTCTACGCCTGGGTACCCGGGATTCTCGGCGACTATATGTACGCCGCTTCGGTGACCGTGTCGGCCGGCGGCGCTGTCAGCCTCGGCGACCTCGTGTTCGAGCCGCCGCGATCGGGCCCGACGCTCTGGGAGATCGGCGTTCCCGACCGGAGCGCCGCCGAGTTCTTCATCCCGGACCCCAACCCCAAGTATCTCAGCAAGCTCTTCCTCACAAGAGACAACAAGTACCGGCAGTATGGACTGTGGGATAGGTACGCCGACCTGTACCCCAGAGCCGACCCCGTCTTCACCATCGGCGTGAGCAACTACTCCAATGACTGGTTCTTCGCGCACGTCACGAGGAAGGTGGGCGGCGGCGCCGGCCTGACCAACGCGCCAACGACGCGCCGGATCCGGTTCAACTTGGGCCGCGTGGTCGCCGACGGCACCTACACGCTGCGTGTCGCCCTGGCGGCGGCGCAAATGTCCAGgctgcaggtgcaggtgaacgagGCGACGAGGAAGGGGTCCGAGGGAGTGTTCAACACGCCCGAGTTCGGCGACGGCAACGCCATCGCGCGGCACGGCGACCACGGCACCTGGTGGAGCTTCGAGTTTCCCATCAAAGGGTACCTGCTCATGGAAGGGGAGAACACGATCAGCATCACGCAGGTCAGGGCCTTCAGCGAGTTCTTCGGGGTCATGTACGATTACATTCGGCTCGAAGGGCCTCCCGGTTCTTGGCGAGATCCCACCACACTACTTTGA